A stretch of Prunus dulcis chromosome 6, ALMONDv2, whole genome shotgun sequence DNA encodes these proteins:
- the LOC117630430 gene encoding protein FAR1-RELATED SEQUENCE 5-like: MLGVNNHGQTIVLACAFLSKETTESFVWMFEEFKKAMPGGEPKTIITDQDAAMAIAISIAFPTTFHRLCIWHITSKFSVKLPRDAYNEYWREFQKAIWDTDNKDEFDAKWNIVVTKAGLTDHPWLSTMSRLASDVVEDALMSEEGCEVLSETLKSLQVKLKTSPSNNNESTPIHRSDPLFDDFYRMHGPSE; encoded by the exons atgttgggagttAATAACCATGGTCAGACAATTGTTTTAGCATGCGCATTTTTGAGTAAGGAAACGACTGAGTcgtttgtttggatgtttgaggAGTTTAAGAAAGCCATGCCAGGTGGGGAACCTAAAACGATCattacagatcaagatgcGGCAATGGCCATAGCGATTTCAATAGCCTTCCCGACTACATTTCATCGACTTTGCATATGGCACATCACATCAAAGTTCTCTGTTAAGTTACCACGTGACGCTTATAATGAGTATTGGCGTGAATTTCAGAAAGCCATATGGGATACTGACAAtaaggatgagtttgatgcaaaatggaatattgtggttacaaaggctggtttgactgaccatccatggctaag TACAATGTCTCGACTTGCTTCAGATGTGGTTGAGGATGCATtaatgagtgaagaaggatgtgagGTACTGTCAGAGACTCTAAAAAGTTTGcaggtgaagttgaa GACATCACCGTCGAACAACAACGAATCAACTCCAATACATCGTAGTGACCCATTATTCGACGATTTTTACAGGATGCACGGACCAAgtgaatga
- the LOC117629579 gene encoding elongator complex protein 4-like, producing MSATKIRTSCFSPNFVAANSPQIPGLKRGPNGTLHISSGILELDKILGGGLSLGSLVTVMEDAEVSHHMLLIRNFMSQGLVHNQPLLCASPSKDPRQFLGTLPCPALPKDDKSSHRDPDQEKGLRIAWQYKKYFWENQQSFDSQENMSSATNLILGSPWRGNF from the exons ATGTCTGCGACCAAGATTCGGACAAGTTGCTTCTCTCCCAACTTTGTAGCTGCAAACTCACCTCAAATCCCTGGACTCAAGCGTGGTCCTAATGGCA CTTTACACATTTCATCTGGGATACTGGAACTTGACA AGATTTTAGGTGGTGGGCTTTCCCTAGGAAGCCTAGTCACGGTGATGGAAGATGCAGAAGTATCTCATCATATGCTTTTGATTAGAAATTTTATGTCTCAAGGACTCGTTCACAACCAACCCCTTCTCTGTGCAAGCCCATCCAAGGACCCAAGACAGTTTCTCGGTACTTTGCCTTGTCCAGCTTTACCCAAAGATGATAAGTCTAGTCATCGAGATCCTGATCAG GAGAAAGGGTTGAGAATAGCTTGGCAATATAAGAAGTATTTTTGGGAAAATCAGCAGAGTTTTGATAGTCAAG aaaacatgagTTCTGCAACGAATTTGATTTTGGGAAGCCCTTGGAGAGGTAATTTCTAA
- the LOC117629578 gene encoding probable mannitol dehydrogenase isoform X2, whose amino-acid sequence MSQEISGAEEQAVKAYGWAARDSSGVLSPFHFTRRETGEKDVAFKVLYCGICHTDLHMVKNDWGFSTYPLVPGHEIVGVVTEVGSKVEKFKVGDKVGVGCVVGSCQSCDNCANNLENYCPKYILTYGAKYHDGTITYGGYSDFMVADEHFVIRVPDNLPLDGAAPLLCAGITTYSALRYYGLDKPGMHVGVVGLGGLGHVAVKFAKALGVRVTVISTSPNKKKEAIEHLRADSFLVSRDQDQMQAAVGTMDGIIDTVSAVHPLLPLIALLKSNGKLVMVGAPEKPLELPVFPLLMGRKMVAGSNIGGMKETQEMIDFAAKHNITAQVEVIPIDYLNTAMERLAKTDVKYRFVIDVGNTLKSS is encoded by the exons ATGTCTCAAGAAATATCAGGGGCCGAAGAACAAGCAGTGAAAGCCTACGGATGGGCAGCTAGAGATTCCTCTGGTGTTCTTTCTCCTTTCCACTTCACCAGGAG AGAAACAGGAGAGAAAGATGTGGCATTCAAAGTGTTATACTGTGGTATATGCCATACTGATCTTCACATGGTTAAGAATGACTGGGGTTTTTCCACCTATCCTCTGGTTCCCGG GCATGAGATTGTTGGTGTAGTGACAGAGGTAGGGAGCAAAGtagaaaaattcaaagttgGGGACAAGGTAGGAGTTGGGTGCGTGGTAGGATCCTGCCAATCTTGTGATAACTGTGCAAACAATCTTGAGAATTACTGCCCCAAATATATACTCACCTACGGTGCCAAGTACCATGACGGAACCATCACATATGGAGGTTACTCTGACTTCATGGTGGCCGATGAGCACTTCGTAATTCGTGTTCCGGACAACCTTCCTCTTGATGGTGCTGCCCCTCTTCTATGCGCAGGAATCACAACCTACAGCGCATTGAGATATTATGGTCTTGACAAACCCGGTATGCATGTGGGTGTGGTTGGTCTAGGTGGTCTTGGACATGTGGCAGTGAAGTTTGCCAAGGCTCTGGGGGTTAGGGTTACAGTAATAAGTACCTCCCCTAATAAGAAGAAGGAAGCTATTGAACATCTTCGTGCCGATTCGTTTTTAGTCAGCCGTGATCAAGATCAGATGCAG GCAGCCGTGGGCACAATGGATGGCATTATCGATACGGTTTCAGCAGTCCACCCACTCTTGCCTTTAATTGCTTTGTTGAAGTCTAATGGAAAGCTTGTTATGGTTGGTGCACCAGAGAAACCCCTTGAGCTTCCAGTTTTTCCTTTGCTAATGG GAAGAAAGATGGTTGCTGGTAGTAATATCGGAGGCATGAAGGAGACACAAGAGATGATTGATTTTGCAGCCAAGCACAACATAACAGCCCAAGTTGAGGTTATCCCAATTGATTATTTGAACACTGCCATGGAGCGCCTTGCCAAAACAGATGTCAAATACCGATTTGTCATCGACGTTGGGAACACATTGAAGTCTAGTTAA
- the LOC117629578 gene encoding probable mannitol dehydrogenase isoform X1, whose translation MVKSQEHEHPKKAFGWAARDSSGVLAPFNFSRRETGEKDVAFKVLYCGICHTDLHMVKNDWGFSTYPLVPGHEIVGVVTEVGSKVEKFKVGDKVGVGCVVGSCQSCDNCANNLENYCPKYILTYGAKYHDGTITYGGYSDFMVADEHFVIRVPDNLPLDGAAPLLCAGITTYSALRYYGLDKPGMHVGVVGLGGLGHVAVKFAKALGVRVTVISTSPNKKKEAIEHLRADSFLVSRDQDQMQAAVGTMDGIIDTVSAVHPLLPLIALLKSNGKLVMVGAPEKPLELPVFPLLMGRKMVAGSNIGGMKETQEMIDFAAKHNITAQVEVIPIDYLNTAMERLAKTDVKYRFVIDVGNTLKSS comes from the exons atggtGAAATCTCAAGAGCATGAACACCCCAAGAAGGCATTTGGATGGGCTGCTAGAGACTCATCTGGTGTTCTCGCTCCCTTTAATTTCTCAAGAAG AGAAACAGGAGAGAAAGATGTGGCATTCAAAGTGTTATACTGTGGTATATGCCATACTGATCTTCACATGGTTAAGAATGACTGGGGTTTTTCCACCTATCCTCTGGTTCCCGG GCATGAGATTGTTGGTGTAGTGACAGAGGTAGGGAGCAAAGtagaaaaattcaaagttgGGGACAAGGTAGGAGTTGGGTGCGTGGTAGGATCCTGCCAATCTTGTGATAACTGTGCAAACAATCTTGAGAATTACTGCCCCAAATATATACTCACCTACGGTGCCAAGTACCATGACGGAACCATCACATATGGAGGTTACTCTGACTTCATGGTGGCCGATGAGCACTTCGTAATTCGTGTTCCGGACAACCTTCCTCTTGATGGTGCTGCCCCTCTTCTATGCGCAGGAATCACAACCTACAGCGCATTGAGATATTATGGTCTTGACAAACCCGGTATGCATGTGGGTGTGGTTGGTCTAGGTGGTCTTGGACATGTGGCAGTGAAGTTTGCCAAGGCTCTGGGGGTTAGGGTTACAGTAATAAGTACCTCCCCTAATAAGAAGAAGGAAGCTATTGAACATCTTCGTGCCGATTCGTTTTTAGTCAGCCGTGATCAAGATCAGATGCAG GCAGCCGTGGGCACAATGGATGGCATTATCGATACGGTTTCAGCAGTCCACCCACTCTTGCCTTTAATTGCTTTGTTGAAGTCTAATGGAAAGCTTGTTATGGTTGGTGCACCAGAGAAACCCCTTGAGCTTCCAGTTTTTCCTTTGCTAATGG GAAGAAAGATGGTTGCTGGTAGTAATATCGGAGGCATGAAGGAGACACAAGAGATGATTGATTTTGCAGCCAAGCACAACATAACAGCCCAAGTTGAGGTTATCCCAATTGATTATTTGAACACTGCCATGGAGCGCCTTGCCAAAACAGATGTCAAATACCGATTTGTCATCGACGTTGGGAACACATTGAAGTCTAGTTAA
- the LOC117630433 gene encoding probable mannitol dehydrogenase — protein sequence MALDEDGLLSSILEGESPGLDLVVDWSTLSKLVDQSTLDNSVPVDLSTCHNQPQNLSSSEFCARFQSDPKESHLFVVKIIIKYVSRTFEFGLLYTYDTCVNLVGYSDADWAGCSDGRKSTSGRVFYVTVISTSPNKEKEAIEHLHADSFIVIHDQDQMQAAMGTMDGIIDTVFAAHPLLPLIGLLKSNGKLVMVTAPEKNIQIPAFSLLMGRKMVAGSRIGGMKETQEMVDFAVKHNITADIEVIPVDYLNTAMERLAKSDVKYRFVIDIGNTLKSTS from the exons ATGGCATTAGATGAGGATGGTCTTTTATCTTCTATTCTTGAGGGAGAATCTCCAGGTCTGGATCTAGTGGTTGACTGGTCAACCCTTAGCAAATTGGTTGACCAGTCAACTCTTGACAATTCTGTTCCAGTTGACCTGTCAACTTGTCATAATCAACCTCAGAATCTCAGCTCATCT GAGTTTTGTGCTAGGTTCCAAAGTGATCCCAAAGAGTCTCATTTGTTTGTTGtcaaaataatcataaaataTGTGAGTAGAACTTTTGAGTTTGGGTTGTTGTATACTTATGACACTTGTGTCAATCTTGTTGGGTATAGTGATGCTGATTGGGCAGGTTGTAGTGACGGTAGGAAAAGCACTTCTGGGAGGGTCTTTTAT GTTACAGTGATCAGCACCTCCCCTAATAAGGAGAAGGAAGCAATTGAACATCTTCATGCCGATTCGTTTATAGTTATCCATGATCAAGATCAGATGCAG GCTGCCATGGGAACAATGGATGGTATCATTGATACGGTTTTTGCCGCCCATCCTCTTTTGCCTTTAATTGGTTTGTTAAAGTCCAATGGAAAGCTTGTGATGGTTACTGCACCAGAGAAAAATATTCAGATTCCAGCTTTTTCTTTGCTCATGG GCAGGAAGATGGTAGCTGGGAGTCGGATTGGAGGTATGAAGGAAACACAAGAGATGGTTGATTTTGCAGTCAAGCACAACATTACAGCTGACATTGAGGTTATCCCGGTTGATTATTTGAACACTGCCATGGAACGTCTTGCCAAATCCGATGTCAAATATCGATTTGTAATCGATATTGGAAACACACTAAAGTCTACATCttaa